In Flavobacterium sp. CS20, a single window of DNA contains:
- a CDS encoding 2-keto-4-pentenoate hydratase, whose protein sequence is MNPLEKIAEQLYTAEIQNKPIQPIRTAFPNERDIDVAYQIQQLVTQKKLAEGAKSVGKKIGLTSFAVQKQLGVDEPDFGVLTDEMQIKNHAKLSSENLMQPKAEAEWAFVLKHNLDVENITLIDVKNAIDYAVVAIEIVGSRIKNWNIKITDTIADNASASHFVLGSKKIEWSKIDMVNCEMKMFKNSNIVSEGNGQACMGNPLKAVLWLAQTMQKHHQPLQAGEIILSGALGPMTVIEKGDRLSASIDDFDSVEFQVV, encoded by the coding sequence ATGAATCCATTGGAGAAAATAGCTGAACAACTTTATACAGCTGAAATTCAAAACAAACCAATACAACCCATTAGAACAGCATTCCCTAACGAAAGAGATATTGATGTCGCTTATCAAATTCAGCAACTTGTTACTCAAAAAAAATTAGCCGAAGGAGCTAAATCAGTAGGTAAAAAAATTGGTTTAACTTCCTTTGCTGTGCAAAAACAACTCGGTGTTGACGAACCCGACTTTGGCGTTTTAACCGATGAAATGCAAATTAAAAATCACGCTAAACTATCTTCTGAAAACTTAATGCAACCCAAAGCCGAAGCCGAATGGGCGTTTGTTTTAAAACACAATTTAGATGTTGAAAATATAACACTAATCGATGTCAAAAATGCCATTGATTATGCTGTTGTAGCTATTGAAATTGTAGGTAGCCGTATTAAAAATTGGAACATCAAAATCACTGATACCATAGCTGATAATGCTTCGGCAAGTCATTTTGTTTTAGGTTCAAAAAAAATTGAATGGTCTAAAATTGATATGGTCAATTGTGAAATGAAAATGTTTAAAAATAGCAACATCGTTTCTGAAGGAAATGGTCAAGCTTGTATGGGCAATCCGCTCAAGGCTGTTTTATGGTTGGCTCAAACTATGCAAAAACACCATCAACCATTACAAGCAGGTGAAATTATTTTGTCGGGTGCTTTAGGTCCGATGACTGTAATTGAAAAAGGTGATAGACTTAGTGCAAGTATTGATGATTTTGATTCGGTTGAATTTCAAGTCGTTTAG
- the feoB gene encoding ferrous iron transport protein B, with protein sequence MMRQINVALVGNPNTGKTSVFNNLTGLNQKVGNYPGITVEKKEGVAKLNRVLKAHIIDLPGTYSLNASSLDENIVIELLLNKNDKDYPDVVVVVSDVENLKRNLLLFTQIKDLGIPTILAINMADRMERKGISLDVPKLEKQLKTKIALISARKKTGFDKLKTLITNYKQLSTEACCNASRVDTEYFGNLKKTFPNQNTYKLWLVITQDVNFGNLDRNQIKNKAKSFEPKSDSELKRLQQKEIIARYTFINDTLKSTMTKDINMAKGLRASLDRLLMHRIWGYLIFAVILLLIFQVIYDWVAYPMDFIDESFAHFSEWTRNTLPEGQFTKLIAEGIIPGIGGIVIFIPQIAFLFFFISILEESGYMSRVVFLTDKIMKKFGLSGKSIVPLVSGTACAIPAVMASRNIENWKERLITILVIPFTTCSARLPVYLIIIALVIPDKSFLGVNYQGLVLLLLYFIGFGMAVFSAWLLHKVMKTSHKTYFVVEMPNYKMPIAKNVLITVLDKTKSFVFGAGKIILAISIILWVLASYGPNEKFKNAENIVKTEVKTENLVLTPEELDTKISSYKLRHSYIGYMGKGIEPVVQPLGYDWKIGIAVISSFARREVFVGTLATIYSVGNENEETIKKRMSKEVNPVFGGKLFNLASGISLLLFYAFAMQCMSTLAVVRRETNTWKWPILQLVFMTSFAYIVSLIAYQILK encoded by the coding sequence ATCATGAGGCAAATCAATGTAGCACTTGTCGGCAATCCTAACACAGGGAAAACCTCTGTCTTTAACAACTTAACAGGATTAAATCAAAAAGTTGGTAACTATCCTGGCATAACGGTTGAAAAAAAAGAAGGCGTCGCTAAGCTCAATCGGGTTCTAAAAGCCCATATCATTGATTTACCTGGTACTTACAGTCTAAACGCTTCTTCTTTAGACGAAAATATAGTCATTGAGCTTTTGCTTAACAAAAATGATAAAGACTATCCCGACGTTGTTGTAGTTGTCAGTGATGTTGAAAACTTGAAACGTAATCTATTACTTTTCACTCAGATTAAAGACCTTGGAATTCCTACAATTTTAGCCATCAATATGGCTGATAGAATGGAACGAAAAGGTATTAGCCTTGATGTTCCAAAGCTTGAAAAACAACTCAAAACCAAAATTGCACTGATTAGTGCAAGAAAAAAAACGGGTTTTGACAAACTTAAAACTCTCATTACAAATTATAAACAACTTTCTACAGAAGCCTGTTGCAACGCATCGAGAGTGGATACCGAATATTTTGGTAATCTCAAAAAAACATTCCCGAATCAAAACACTTATAAGCTTTGGTTAGTCATTACTCAAGATGTCAATTTTGGCAATTTAGATCGCAATCAGATCAAAAACAAAGCCAAAAGTTTTGAACCCAAAAGCGATTCTGAACTCAAGCGTTTACAGCAAAAAGAAATTATTGCCCGATATACTTTCATCAACGACACTTTAAAATCAACGATGACCAAAGACATCAATATGGCAAAAGGTTTAAGGGCGAGTTTAGACCGATTGTTGATGCATCGCATCTGGGGTTATCTTATTTTTGCAGTGATTTTGCTTTTAATTTTTCAAGTGATTTATGATTGGGTCGCCTATCCGATGGATTTTATCGATGAAAGTTTTGCACATTTCAGTGAATGGACAAGAAACACACTACCTGAAGGGCAGTTCACAAAACTTATTGCCGAAGGTATTATACCAGGAATTGGTGGTATTGTGATTTTTATCCCACAAATCGCATTTTTGTTTTTCTTTATTAGCATTCTTGAAGAAAGTGGCTATATGAGTCGTGTCGTATTTCTCACTGATAAAATTATGAAGAAATTTGGGTTGAGTGGAAAAAGCATTGTGCCTTTAGTTTCAGGAACGGCTTGTGCTATTCCCGCCGTGATGGCGTCTAGAAACATCGAAAATTGGAAAGAACGACTCATCACCATTTTAGTCATCCCGTTCACGACTTGTTCTGCCAGATTGCCTGTTTATTTAATCATTATCGCCTTAGTTATTCCAGATAAAAGCTTTCTTGGGGTAAATTACCAAGGTTTAGTTTTGCTGTTGCTGTATTTTATAGGATTTGGCATGGCAGTGTTTTCAGCATGGCTTTTGCACAAAGTGATGAAAACTTCACATAAAACTTATTTTGTAGTTGAAATGCCAAACTACAAAATGCCTATTGCTAAAAATGTATTGATTACGGTTCTTGACAAAACCAAATCATTTGTATTTGGTGCTGGAAAAATTATTTTGGCTATTTCTATTATTTTATGGGTTTTAGCAAGTTATGGGCCTAATGAAAAATTTAAAAACGCAGAAAACATCGTCAAAACCGAAGTTAAAACTGAAAATTTAGTTTTAACACCTGAAGAATTAGATACCAAAATTTCATCCTATAAATTAAGACATTCCTATATTGGTTATATGGGCAAAGGCATTGAACCTGTAGTTCAACCCTTGGGTTATGACTGGAAAATCGGGATAGCTGTTATCAGCTCTTTTGCAAGACGAGAAGTTTTTGTAGGAACACTCGCCACCATCTATAGTGTTGGTAATGAAAATGAAGAAACCATCAAAAAACGAATGTCTAAAGAAGTAAATCCTGTGTTTGGTGGTAAACTATTTAACTTGGCAAGCGGTATTAGTTTATTACTGTTTTACGCTTTTGCAATGCAATGCATGAGCACACTTGCCGTAGTCAGACGCGAAACCAATACTTGGAAATGGCCTATCTTACAACTTGTTTTTATGACAAGTTTTGCTTATATTGTGTCTTTAATTGCTTATCAAATCTTAAAATAA
- a CDS encoding FeoA family protein, whose amino-acid sequence MMSIADLKSGQKATITDISSETIPLKLLEMGCLPGNAVEVIKIAKIKDPLYLNINDTFLAIRLETARDILVKLIEE is encoded by the coding sequence ATGATGAGCATTGCCGATTTAAAAAGCGGACAAAAGGCAACCATTACTGATATTTCTTCTGAGACTATTCCTTTAAAACTTCTCGAAATGGGCTGTTTGCCAGGTAATGCAGTTGAAGTAATCAAAATTGCTAAAATAAAAGATCCTTTATATCTTAATATCAACGATACTTTTTTAGCCATCAGACTTGAAACGGCAAGAGATATTTTAGTAAAACTCATAGAAGAATAA
- a CDS encoding low molecular weight protein-tyrosine-phosphatase has product MNTKILMVCLGNICRSPLAEGILKTKVNTNKVFIDSAGTDDYHVGQKPDERSIKIAKEHHIDITDQRCRQFKVSDFDRFDLIYVMDNSNYEDVLSLARNDNDRNKVHLILNEVLPGENCDVPDPYTGGIDGFKRVYEMLDQACDKIAEKLGK; this is encoded by the coding sequence ATGAACACTAAAATTCTTATGGTGTGCCTTGGAAATATTTGTCGCTCGCCACTCGCCGAAGGCATTTTAAAAACCAAAGTCAACACCAACAAAGTTTTTATAGACTCCGCAGGTACTGATGACTATCACGTAGGTCAAAAACCTGACGAACGCTCTATAAAAATTGCTAAAGAACACCATATAGATATCACTGACCAACGATGCAGACAATTTAAAGTTTCAGATTTTGACCGATTTGATCTCATTTATGTGATGGATAATTCAAATTACGAAGACGTCTTGAGTTTGGCAAGAAACGATAACGACCGCAACAAAGTTCATCTGATATTAAATGAAGTTTTGCCTGGTGAAAACTGCGACGTTCCAGATCCTTACACTGGTGGCATTGATGGTTTTAAACGGGTTTATGAAATGCTTGATCAGGCTTGTGATAAGATTGCTGAGAAGTTAGGTAAGTGA
- the dnaA gene encoding chromosomal replication initiator protein DnaA yields the protein MNKTAESVWENCLSFIEDNITPQAYKTWFEPIKAVKLSDNALSIQVPSKFFYEWLEEHYVKLLRVALNKTLGDYAKLIYVIRMENARGKKPAFTEKIPSSQRSKVNSQDVNMALNTKNPELKNPFVIPGIRNLKIDSQLNSNYNFDNFLEGDSNRLARSAEKAVSAKPGGTSFNPLLVFGGVGLGKTHLAHAIGVDVKDKHPNKTVLYISAEKFTQQYIESVRKNTRNDFIHFYQVIDVLIVDDIQLLSGKKGTQDVFFHIFNHLHQNGKQVILTSDKAPVDMQEIEKRLLSRFKWGLSAELLKPDYETRKKIISNKLYRDGVEIGKDIIDFVAQNIKSNIRELEGAIISLIAHSSFNKEEVDLILAKKIVDNYVHNSKKEISIDHIQKVVSSYFQMDTDTLQSKTRKRHIVQARQIAMYFAKKMTKASLASIGKQIGDRDHATVLHACKTVSNLTSTDKQFKKFVEDLDKRLVE from the coding sequence ATGAATAAAACTGCGGAATCAGTTTGGGAAAATTGTTTGTCTTTTATAGAAGATAACATCACACCACAAGCATACAAAACATGGTTTGAGCCCATAAAAGCTGTTAAGCTATCTGATAACGCATTAAGTATTCAAGTGCCTTCTAAATTTTTTTATGAATGGCTTGAAGAACACTACGTCAAATTGCTTCGCGTAGCACTTAATAAAACTTTAGGCGATTATGCTAAGCTTATTTATGTGATAAGAATGGAAAATGCAAGGGGCAAAAAGCCAGCTTTTACAGAAAAAATACCAAGTTCACAGCGAAGCAAAGTCAATTCTCAAGACGTTAATATGGCACTTAACACAAAAAATCCCGAGTTAAAAAATCCTTTTGTCATACCAGGTATTAGAAATTTAAAAATTGATTCACAACTCAATTCTAATTATAATTTTGATAATTTTCTTGAAGGCGATTCTAACCGTTTAGCTCGTTCTGCAGAAAAAGCAGTTTCGGCAAAACCTGGTGGCACGTCTTTTAATCCACTACTTGTTTTTGGTGGTGTAGGTTTGGGCAAAACACATTTGGCTCACGCTATTGGTGTTGATGTTAAAGACAAACACCCCAACAAAACTGTGCTTTACATTTCGGCTGAAAAATTTACTCAACAATATATAGAATCGGTAAGGAAAAACACCAGAAACGACTTTATCCATTTCTATCAAGTCATTGATGTACTTATTGTGGATGACATTCAATTGCTGTCGGGCAAAAAAGGCACACAAGATGTTTTTTTCCATATTTTTAATCATTTACATCAAAATGGCAAGCAAGTCATTTTAACCAGTGATAAAGCACCAGTTGATATGCAAGAAATAGAAAAACGCTTGCTATCACGTTTTAAATGGGGCTTATCAGCAGAATTGCTCAAACCTGATTACGAAACCCGTAAGAAAATCATTAGCAACAAACTCTATCGCGATGGTGTAGAAATAGGTAAAGACATTATAGATTTTGTTGCCCAAAACATCAAGAGTAATATCAGAGAACTTGAAGGTGCTATTATCTCCTTAATCGCTCATTCTTCATTTAATAAAGAAGAGGTGGATTTGATTTTGGCAAAAAAAATCGTAGATAATTATGTCCACAATTCTAAAAAAGAAATTTCTATAGACCACATTCAAAAAGTGGTAAGCAGTTATTTTCAAATGGATACGGACACATTACAATCTAAAACCCGTAAACGACACATCGTTCAAGCCAGACAAATAGCAATGTATTTTGCCAAAAAAATGACCAAAGCTTCGCTGGCTAGCATTGGTAAACAAATTGGCGATAGAGATCACGCTACCGTTCTGCACGCTTGTAAAACCGTTAGCAATTTAACTTCAACGGACAAGCAATTCAAAAAATTTGTTGAAGACCTTGACAAACGCTTAGTAGAGTAA
- a CDS encoding thioesterase family protein has translation MEYLYKIRYAETDQMGVVHHANYLLYLEQARIEWLEKKGVKYSNLEQDGIMLPVYKIEIDYKKPLVFGGSVKVQVECSKTPDVKIGFDYKLLNDADEIVATAKVILVFISAQTRRPIRCPKYLFEILTT, from the coding sequence ATGGAATATTTATATAAAATCCGCTATGCAGAAACCGACCAAATGGGTGTGGTTCATCATGCCAATTACTTGCTATACTTAGAACAAGCAAGGATTGAATGGCTCGAAAAAAAGGGTGTAAAATACTCCAATTTAGAACAAGATGGCATAATGCTACCTGTTTATAAAATTGAAATAGATTATAAAAAACCTTTGGTGTTTGGCGGTAGCGTTAAGGTTCAAGTTGAATGCTCAAAAACTCCCGATGTCAAGATTGGATTTGACTATAAATTATTAAATGACGCTGATGAAATTGTTGCGACGGCAAAAGTGATTTTAGTTTTTATATCCGCACAAACTCGCAGACCTATAAGATGTCCAAAATACTTATTTGAAATTTTGACAACTTAA
- a CDS encoding DNA topoisomerase IV subunit B, producing MVKETAYTEDNIKSLDWKEHIRMRPGMYIGKLGDGSSADDGIYILLKEVLDNSIDEYVMGVGKTIEVSIQNNRVIVRDYGRGIPLGKVVDVVSKMNTGGKYDTKAFKKSVGLNGVGTKAVNALSEYFRVESNRDNKSVVAEFELGELKNKEDLDETSRRRGTKVTFVPDTEIFKKYNYRSEYVEKMLKNYVYLNPGLTIVFNGQKFYSEDGLKDLLSDNIRTEDRLFPIIHLRGEDIEVAMTFSKAQYSEEYHSFVNGQHTTQGGTHLTAFKEAIVKTIRDFYGKQYDPGDIRKSIAKTVSIKVMEPVFESQTKTKLGSTDMGGELPTVRTYILDFVKRKLDNHLHKNPETAEKLQRKIFQAEKERKDLSGIRKLAKERAKKASLHNKKLRDCRIHLGDTSKAGNLETTLFITEGDSASGSITKSRDVNTQAVFSLKGKPLNSYGLSKKIVYENEEFNLLQAALNIEDLLEDLRYNNIVIATDADVDGMHIRLLIITFFLQFFPEVIREGHLYILQTPLFRVRNKKETIYCYSEDERREAIKKLGKNPEITRFKGLGEISPDEFKNFIGDDIRLDPIMLDKNKSIEEILKFYMGKNTPDRQEFIIDNLRLEIDLVEDLEEEIEA from the coding sequence ATGGTTAAAGAAACGGCTTACACGGAAGATAATATTAAATCGCTGGACTGGAAAGAGCACATCCGCATGCGTCCTGGAATGTATATCGGCAAACTTGGCGACGGCTCGAGTGCGGATGATGGCATTTATATTTTGCTGAAAGAAGTTTTGGACAACTCGATTGATGAATATGTGATGGGCGTGGGCAAAACCATTGAGGTGTCTATTCAAAATAACCGTGTGATTGTGCGAGATTACGGTCGTGGCATTCCGTTGGGCAAAGTGGTTGATGTGGTGTCTAAAATGAATACGGGCGGAAAATATGACACCAAGGCTTTTAAAAAATCGGTGGGGCTGAATGGTGTTGGAACAAAGGCGGTGAATGCGTTGTCTGAATATTTTAGAGTAGAGTCTAATCGGGATAATAAATCGGTAGTAGCCGAGTTTGAATTGGGCGAGCTTAAAAACAAAGAAGACTTAGACGAAACCTCTCGCCGACGCGGTACGAAAGTAACTTTTGTGCCTGATACTGAAATTTTTAAGAAATACAATTACCGCAGTGAATATGTGGAAAAAATGCTTAAAAATTATGTGTATCTCAATCCTGGATTGACCATAGTTTTTAATGGACAGAAGTTTTATTCTGAAGATGGTTTAAAGGATTTGTTGAGTGACAATATTAGAACTGAAGATCGACTATTTCCAATCATACATTTGCGAGGTGAAGATATTGAGGTGGCGATGACCTTTAGCAAAGCCCAATATAGCGAGGAATATCATTCGTTTGTGAATGGTCAACACACCACTCAAGGTGGCACGCACTTGACCGCTTTTAAAGAAGCTATCGTAAAAACCATTCGAGATTTTTACGGCAAACAATACGACCCTGGCGACATTAGAAAATCTATTGCAAAGACGGTAAGCATTAAAGTGATGGAACCCGTTTTTGAAAGTCAAACAAAAACCAAACTTGGCTCAACCGATATGGGTGGCGAATTGCCAACGGTAAGAACTTATATTTTGGATTTTGTCAAGCGAAAATTAGACAATCACTTGCACAAAAATCCAGAAACAGCAGAAAAACTTCAACGCAAAATTTTTCAAGCCGAAAAAGAACGAAAAGACTTATCTGGCATCAGAAAATTGGCAAAAGAACGAGCTAAAAAAGCGAGTTTGCACAATAAGAAATTAAGAGATTGTCGCATTCATTTGGGCGATACTTCAAAAGCAGGAAACTTAGAAACCACATTGTTTATCACTGAGGGCGATTCGGCGAGTGGAAGCATTACCAAATCTCGTGATGTGAATACTCAGGCAGTATTTAGCTTGAAAGGAAAGCCTTTGAATAGTTATGGTTTAAGCAAAAAAATTGTTTACGAAAATGAAGAATTCAACTTGCTTCAAGCCGCTTTAAACATTGAAGATCTGCTTGAAGATTTGCGCTACAACAATATTGTGATTGCCACCGATGCCGATGTAGATGGCATGCATATTCGCTTGTTGATCATCACGTTCTTTTTGCAGTTTTTTCCAGAAGTGATTCGTGAAGGGCATTTGTATATTTTGCAGACACCTTTATTTAGAGTTAGAAATAAAAAGGAAACCATTTATTGCTACTCTGAAGATGAGCGAAGAGAAGCGATAAAAAAACTCGGCAAAAACCCAGAAATCACACGTTTCAAAGGTCTGGGTGAAATTTCGCCTGATGAGTTTAAAAACTTTATCGGTGACGATATCCGTCTTGATCCAATTATGCTTGACAAAAACAAAAGCATCGAAGAGATTTTAAAATTTTATATGGGCAAAAACACACCTGACCGTCAAGAGTTTATCATTGACAATCTTAGGTTAGAAATTGATTTGGTGGAAGATCTTGAAGAGGAAATTGAAGCTTAA
- a CDS encoding acetyl-CoA C-acyltransferase: MNSYIIDGIRTPIGNYKGTLSPVRTDDLGALVINEIVNRNNNIPKHAFDDVILGCANQAGEDNRNVARMCLLLAGLPYSVPGETVNRLCSSGLSAIIHAHRAIKTGDGDLFISGGVEHMTRGMFAISKTSSAYGNDAKLYDTSFGWRFVNPKMQEMYGTDGMGMTAENLVDIHKISREDQDEFAYNSQMKATKAQQNGRLAKEIIEVKIPQLKKDPIIFKDDEFIKPQTKPEILAKLRPAFRKNGSVTAGNSSGLNDGAAATIIASDKAVKQYGLKPKAKILSSAVVGVEPRIMGIGPVEASNKALKKAGLSLTDMDIIELNEAFARQSLACIRAWGLKDNDPRINPNGGAIAIGHPLGVTGARLANTAALELEQTQKKYALITMCVGVGQGYACVIERC, translated from the coding sequence ATGAATTCATATATTATTGACGGTATCAGAACACCTATTGGAAATTACAAAGGCACACTTTCACCCGTTCGTACCGACGATTTAGGGGCTTTAGTTATCAACGAAATAGTCAATCGAAATAATAACATACCAAAACATGCTTTTGATGATGTCATTTTAGGTTGTGCCAATCAAGCTGGCGAAGACAATCGAAATGTAGCACGAATGTGTTTATTGTTAGCAGGCTTGCCGTATTCAGTCCCAGGTGAAACGGTTAACCGCTTGTGTAGTAGTGGTTTATCAGCAATTATTCATGCCCATCGTGCCATAAAAACAGGCGATGGAGATTTGTTTATTTCAGGTGGCGTAGAACACATGACGCGTGGAATGTTTGCTATATCCAAAACCTCTTCGGCTTACGGAAATGACGCTAAACTCTACGATACCAGTTTTGGCTGGCGATTTGTCAACCCAAAAATGCAAGAAATGTATGGCACCGACGGTATGGGTATGACCGCTGAAAACCTTGTTGATATTCATAAAATATCTCGTGAAGACCAAGACGAGTTTGCTTATAACAGTCAAATGAAAGCTACAAAAGCTCAACAAAATGGTCGATTAGCAAAAGAAATTATTGAAGTCAAAATCCCTCAGCTTAAAAAAGACCCAATCATTTTTAAAGACGACGAGTTTATAAAACCACAGACCAAACCTGAAATTTTAGCCAAGTTAAGACCAGCTTTTCGTAAAAACGGAAGTGTTACCGCTGGCAATTCCTCAGGTTTAAATGATGGAGCAGCGGCAACAATTATAGCTTCAGACAAAGCCGTAAAACAATACGGTTTAAAACCCAAAGCCAAAATATTAAGTTCAGCCGTAGTCGGTGTTGAACCCAGAATTATGGGCATTGGACCCGTTGAAGCTTCAAACAAAGCTTTAAAAAAAGCAGGTTTGAGTCTAACAGATATGGACATTATTGAGCTTAACGAAGCCTTTGCAAGACAATCTTTGGCTTGCATACGTGCTTGGGGTCTAAAAGACAACGACCCACGTATCAATCCCAATGGTGGTGCCATAGCCATCGGTCATCCACTTGGCGTCACAGGGGCAAGACTCGCCAATACCGCCGCCTTAGAATTAGAACAAACCCAAAAAAAATACGCCCTAATCACTATGTGTGTCGGTGTCGGACAAGGCTACGCCTGTGTAATTGAGAGATGCTGA
- a CDS encoding ribbon-helix-helix domain-containing protein has translation MATYTSTLPDKLLAELDQTAKQLKIPKNKLIEKAISFYLEQMDKATYKASFQRASKDPDMIEMAEEGLQDYVEMLEKFDNED, from the coding sequence ATGGCAACTTATACTTCAACACTACCTGACAAGTTATTGGCAGAATTAGACCAAACCGCCAAACAGCTTAAAATTCCAAAAAATAAGTTGATTGAAAAAGCTATAAGCTTTTATCTTGAACAAATGGATAAAGCGACTTATAAAGCTTCATTTCAAAGAGCCTCTAAAGATCCAGATATGATAGAAATGGCCGAAGAAGGTCTACAGGATTATGTAGAAATGCTTGAAAAATTTGACAATGAAGATTAG
- a CDS encoding type II toxin-antitoxin system PemK/MazF family toxin — translation MKIRQSEIWQVYFDPVVGNEQAGNRPAIVVSGNTMNKYFNVLLVCPLTSSLKNYKGHPIIKPSPENGLQATSEALVFHIRSISKKRFKKKIGQINQTELGKIKNTLNKLLDY, via the coding sequence ATGAAGATTAGACAATCAGAAATTTGGCAAGTCTATTTTGATCCAGTTGTAGGAAACGAACAAGCTGGTAATAGACCTGCAATAGTCGTTAGTGGGAATACTATGAACAAATATTTTAATGTGTTATTAGTATGTCCATTAACTTCATCTTTAAAAAATTACAAAGGTCATCCTATTATCAAACCATCGCCAGAAAATGGTCTTCAAGCTACTTCAGAAGCTTTGGTTTTTCATATTCGCTCAATTTCTAAAAAGCGGTTTAAGAAAAAAATTGGACAAATAAACCAAACCGAATTAGGCAAAATAAAAAATACTTTAAATAAACTTTTAGATTATTAA